The window AAGCACGCGGTGGTCTTGCGTGAAGTGCTGCTCCGGAGCGGTGTTGGAGGCGTCGTCCATGGCATCTCCAAGGCGATGTTGCGGCCTTCCTCTCAGTCTTCCTCCCTCTTCCCGTCTATTCGGTGTCGACAAGCGGAGCGTGTCGACTTGCTCCTGCTTGGTCTCACTCCTGTTTGTGTTTGTTCAAGCTTCATCCTTGCCACAGGTTGCTGCTTTAGGCGTCAAGAACTTACCTCTACCCGGTTCTCGGAGGAGGCGACCTTCGAGGGTCTCGAGCGTCTCTGTTTGTCAGCGGAGTCTCCTCATCCTTCGGTGGCTTGGTCGGTGGAGGCGGCACTTCCCAGCGCCGTGAGTTTGTTGAGCTCATGGTGGTGTTGCTTCTCTAATGTTTTTGCAGGTCTTGGAGTGTCTTCGGCTTTGTTTAGTTGCGACTGGATCAAGTCCGTCTTTTGGCGTCATAGAAGTCTTGCACAGCGAGTTAGGAGCGTTTTTCACTTGGTGTAGCTTCTAATTCCTACTTCTATTTTCGTCTACGCGAGGAGGGAGTATCACTTACGGTAAATGATACTAAAAATTGTATCATTTCGgagtaaataatattaatatttgtgtcAGTTGTAGTAAttgatattaaatatttatatcaacTATTTTAATTGATGTAATATTTAGTGCAATTTTCtcaaatatcattttttaagtttttgtcacaaaatagcactcaaaaaataaaatgaccaatatagttcctttttattttgaaaatttagttAACTCTAGGGTAAAaataactctaaaccctaagtctagattagttaactctaagaataaaaatatatttttacccttcaataaaatttattcttcattgaaaactatttttgtgacaaaaaactaaaaatgactATCAGAATTTCTCTAATATTTATACCAGTTATAAATAAGTGATCTAAATTTACTATCGTTTTTTTAGATGATTGTGAGAATTCTATCATTAGTAAACTATAGTTAAATATCATTTACTTAAGTGATGAATACGTAtgtgtcttttttttaaagtgacactaaatgtattattttcattatctatttttttatatcGAATTATTAGTAATTATAATtcaacatgttttttttattaaatttaatggTTTTCTAATATTTACCTAACTTAAAGGATTGAGAAAATTAGCATATGTTGTCCATGATTTTGTTGGTTTTGTTAATCCGattgattttgattaattttagtCTCTTTCGCTCTTGGTGTTAAATTATGTGTGACATGTAAATACATTTGGGTATATTTAACTTATTAATTTTCAATACAATTTTGTGTGTTTCGGGTTGGTTCGATTGTATACTTAGAGCACCATTAATCCAAGTGCTTAAGGGATGGGTgcttaacaaaaaataatataatagtggATAGGTTTCAGGACGGAAcccacaaaattttaaacactaGTTCTTCTGAAGTTTATTTAAGCACCACTGTTTGCACTGTTCACAGGTTTCAGTGGCAGCTTTCAATTggtctatttttaatttttaatcaggaaaaaaaagttttaaacacCTCATTATGAGTTGTTGGGTTAATGGTGCTCTTAATTCAACCATTACAGAGATGgttatatatttaatacaaGTTTCAGAAATGACGaaaaacagcaaaaaaaaacaataggcTGGGCGAAGAAAGTCAATTTGGACACGTGGCCAATCTTGTACCGTCAGATGAAAAAAATCCTCACGACGACTCTCCGGTTTATCATGTGAGTCGATTAATAGAACCGACTTACTTGTTTGTCATGTTCTTAACGTCGCTATTGAACCAGCTTTAACCCGACGATATTTGTAGCAgttttcaattgatttttttttaatttatttttcgaTATTTTATCATCGCGTCTGCGTATATAAAGGTCATCGtctcccttctctctctctctctctctctctctctccgcgtTACGCGTCTTCCTCGTGCTTCAACATTTTCCCGAGAAAGTTTCATCTCGAGAAAATTTGGAATGGGGGTGAAAGTAGCACCATACACTTCTCCCTTCCTCCAATGGGCGTCTTCTTCTCAAACCCTAGCTTCCGGCGCCATATCATCACGACGACAGAGACTGAACCGTCCGTCTCTCTTCGGAACGCCACTACTCTATGGCTCCAAGTCCTGTGAACTATCCAAACCAACCAAAACGCAGTCGTTTCGAAGAGTTTCTAGCGCAAGCTTCTCCGACGAGGAGTTTTCGAAAAAGATCCAAGAGCTAACTCTCAGATTCAACCACGAGAGAGATGCCAACGAGATGGTGCACTTGTCGAGTATCGAAATGAAAGCAAACAGCGTCCATCTCCCTCTCTCCCTTCGTATCATAAAGAAGAAGCCACAATGGGACGAAGGAGTCAAACAAGCCGCGTGCGACTCCATGAGCAAAGCCTTCTCGTCGATGGTGTCCATGATTCAAGAGCTTCAGAGCTTCACGTTACACATGAGAGAGACTCTCTTCTACCAAGACTTGCAAGGGATCTTGGTGCGCGTTAGAGAAGAGATGCACGCATCGTTCGTCTGGTTGTTCCGACAAGTTTTCTCCGCCACGCCTACGTTGATGGTGTACGTCATGTTACTCCTCGCCAACTTCACGGTTTATTCACTCGGTGCCAACTCTGCTTTAGCAGCCGCCGCGACGCCGACCAGCACCGTGGCAGAGGTAGCAACCGTCAGTGAAACAAACGACAAGATCGATTCCTCGGTGGTTAAATCGTTTTTTATTCCATCTCCCACGGTCGACGGTAGCAACAACGGCGGCGGTGGAAACATCAGGCCGGTGTTAAGCGGGACAGATGGTGATGGATTCGATGTACCAGAAGGACCTTCGCGGTTGTCATCTTCGACATTTGGGTCAACGATTAGTACAGAGACATCAGTGTCGGGACAAGATGAAGTTAGGCTGTGGAACTCGATTGTGGAGGAAGCAGAGGAAATGCAGTACAATGTGTTGGATCACGAGACGAGGAAGTGGTTCGTGTCTCCTTTGGATGCTCGAGTGGAAGCAGAGAAGGACATTGATTTCTTCAGAACAGAGCTTCTCTACCAAACAGGACTGTCTCAAGAGCCTGATAATCCTCTGCTTCTTGTTAACTACGCTCAGTTCCTCTACATCGTCTCCTATGATTATGACAggtaaataaacattttttactTTCACTTTTTGTTCATCTCAGTTTTTTTTAGCTTCTCAGTAAACTCGAAGTTAGGATCGAATCTTCCTTTAAGATTCTTTTGTGAGCCTGCAAGTTGATGCTAGCAGTCAAAAGTAGGAGCAGTACTCGATGATATTTCCTTTCACTAGTGGGGCCATTTTTGTGgaaattg is drawn from Brassica rapa cultivar Chiifu-401-42 chromosome A05, CAAS_Brap_v3.01, whole genome shotgun sequence and contains these coding sequences:
- the LOC103868016 gene encoding uncharacterized protein LOC103868016 isoform X1; amino-acid sequence: MGVKVAPYTSPFLQWASSSQTLASGAISSRRQRLNRPSLFGTPLLYGSKSCELSKPTKTQSFRRVSSASFSDEEFSKKIQELTLRFNHERDANEMVHLSSIEMKANSVHLPLSLRIIKKKPQWDEGVKQAACDSMSKAFSSMVSMIQELQSFTLHMRETLFYQDLQGILVRVREEMHASFVWLFRQVFSATPTLMVYVMLLLANFTVYSLGANSALAAAATPTSTVAEVATVSETNDKIDSSVVKSFFIPSPTVDGSNNGGGGNIRPVLSGTDGDGFDVPEGPSRLSSSTFGSTISTETSVSGQDEVRLWNSIVEEAEEMQYNVLDHETRKWFVSPLDARVEAEKDIDFFRTELLYQTGLSQEPDNPLLLVNYAQFLYIVSYDYDRAEEYFKRAVGVEPKDAEALSKYATFLWRARDDLWAAEETFLEAIDADPTNSFYAANYANFLWNTGGDETCFPLEESHEDNI
- the LOC103868016 gene encoding uncharacterized protein LOC103868016 isoform X3; its protein translation is MGVKVAPYTSPFLQWASSSQTLASGAISSRRQRLNRPSLFGTPLLYGSKSCELSKPTKTQSFRRVSSASFSDEEFSKKIQELTLRFNHERDANEMVHLSSIEMKANSVHLPLSLRIIKKKPQWDEGVKQAACDSMSKAFSSMVSMIQELQSFTLHMRETLFYQDLQGILVRVREEMHASFVWLFRQVFSATPTLMVYVMLLLANFTVYSLGANSALAAAATPTSTVAEVATVSETNDKIDSSVVKSFFIPSPTVDGSNNGGGGNIRPVLSGTDGDGFDVPEGPSRLSSSTFGSTISTETSVSGQDEVRLWNSIVEEAEEMQYNVLDHETRKWFVSPLDARVEAEKDIDFFRTELLYQTGLSQEPDNPLLLVNYAQFLYIVSYDYDRKRVTALGVMEIGTRVFEHKPE
- the LOC103868016 gene encoding uncharacterized protein LOC103868016 isoform X2, encoding MGVKVAPYTSPFLQWASSSQTLASGAISSRRQRLNRPSLFGTPLLYGSKSCELSKPTKTQSFRRVSSASFSDEEFSKKIQELTLRFNHERDANEMVHLSSIEMKANSVHLPLSLRIIKKKPQWDEGVKQAACDSMSKAFSSMVSMIQELQSFTLHMRETLFYQDLQGILVRVREEMHASFVWLFRQVFSATPTLMVYVMLLLANFTVYSLGANSALAAAATPTSTVAEVATVSETNDKIDSSVVKSFFIPSPTVDGSNNGGGGNIRPVLSGTDGDGFDVPEGPSRLSSSTFGSTISTETSVSGQDEVRLWNSIVEEAEEMQYNVLDHETRKWFVSPLDARVEAEKDIDFFRTELLYQTGLSQEPDNPLLLVNYAQFLYIVSYDYDRKIYDSSWSWVLGWLRYGKLQCRRQRNI